One Ananas comosus cultivar F153 linkage group 1, ASM154086v1, whole genome shotgun sequence DNA window includes the following coding sequences:
- the LOC109716629 gene encoding apoptosis-inducing factor homolog B-like, giving the protein MNSGGGRGGGGGGGGGGGASGSWRRVVVVGGGIAGALLAKSIQFHTDVVLIDQKEYFEIPWTNLRSKVEPSVAEKSLINHSDYLVNGKVITSSAVDVSEAAVMTAEGREVAYEYLVIATGHTVSTPRRRRDRLEQFQEDNVKIQNSGSVLIVGGGPTGVELAAEIAVDYPDKKVTLVHNGPRLLEFIGRKASNKALNWLKSKKVEVLLDQSVDLNSISEADRVYTTSSGETIEADSHFLCVDRPLGSSWLAETALKNSLDKYGRLMVDEHLRVRGHSNIFAIGDITDIPELKQGFLAQRHAMVAAKNLKLLAAGAKEGKLASYKPGSAMAMVTLGRKEAVAQLPFMTMVGPLPGLFKSRDLFVHRTRKQMGLNHH; this is encoded by the exons ATGAATAGCGGAggaggcagaggaggaggaggaggaggaggaggaggaggtggggcgAGCGGGAGTTGGCGGAGGGTGGTGGTGGTCGGCGGCGGCATTGCCGGTGCCCTCCTCGCCAAATCGATCCAGTTTCATACCGACGTCGTCTTGATTGATCA GAAGGAGTACTTTGAGATTCCGTGGACAAACCTGAGATCGAAGGTCGAGCCATCGGTTGCGGAGAAATCGTTGATCAACCACAGCGATTACTTAGTCAATGGCAAAGTTATTACGTCGTCTGCGGTCGATGTCAGCGAAGCAGCGGTTATGACAGCCGAGGGGCGTGAAGTGGCGTACGAATACCTCGTCATAGCCACAGGACATACAGTCTCGACTCCTCGACGTCGGAGAGACAGGCTAGAACAATTCCAAGAAG ATAATGTGAAGATCCAAAACTCCGGTTCCGTCCTTATTGTCGGAGGAGGGCCGACGGGTGTTGAACTCGCCGCTGAGATCGCTGTCGACTACCCTGATAAGAAGGTCACTCTGGTTCACAACGGGCCAAGGTTGCTGGAATTCATCGGACGCAAAGCGAGCAACAAAGCGCTAAATTGGTTGAAGTCGAAGAAAGTGGAAGTGCTTTTGGATCAGTCAGTGGACTTGAACTCTATTTCAGAAGCTGATAGAGTCTACACAACTTCGTCTGGAGAAACCATCGAAGCCGACAGCCACTTCCTTTGCGTGGATCGACCGTTGGGTTCGTCGTGGCTCGCCGAAACAGCATTGAAGAATAGCTTGGATAAGTATGGGAGGCTGATGGTGGATGAGCATTTGAGAGTAAGAGGGCACAGTAACATTTTCGCCATCGGAGACATTACCGATATTCCT GAACTTAAACAAGGATTTTTGGCGCAACGGCACGCGATGGTGGCGGCGAAGAACTTGAAGCTGCTTGCAGCCGGAGCAAAAGAGGGCAAACTCGCGTCTTACAAGCCCGGATCGGCGATGGCGATGGTGACGTTGGGAAGGAAAGAAGCGGTGGCGCAATTGCCGTTCATGACGATGGTCGGGCCGTTACCGGGACTGTTCAAGTCGCGGGACTTGTTTGTTCACAGGACAAGGAAACAAATGGGGCTTAACCATCATTGA